A single window of Halobacillus naozhouensis DNA harbors:
- the rpoB gene encoding DNA-directed RNA polymerase subunit beta has protein sequence MTGQLVQYGRHRQRRSYARISEVLELPNLIEIQTASYDWFLEEGLKEMFKDISPIEDFTGNLSLEFVDYSLGEPKYPVDESKDRDVTYNAPLRVKVRLLNNETGEVKEQEVFMGDFPLMTDTGTFIINGAERVIVSQLVRSPSVYFNKKIDKNGKRGYSATVIPNRGAWLEFETDAKDVVHVRIDRTRKLPITVLLRALGFGTDQEIIDLIGENEYLKNTLEKDNTENSEKALLEIYERLRPGEPPTVENAKSLLVSRFFDPKRYDLARVGRYKINKKLHIKDRLFNQILAETLVDEETGEVLAEKGAKIDRRLLDKLIPHFDNEEETTSERVLETVDGVLEEPIRVQSVKIVDPTDPEGERSINVIGNANIDRDVKNIMPADILSSISYFFNLLHEVGGTDDIDHLGNRRLRSVGELLQNQFRIGLSRMERVVRERMSIQDTSSITPQQLINIRPVIASIKEFFGSSQLSQFMDQTNPLAELTHKRRLSALGPGGLTRERAGFEVRDVHYSHYGRMCPIETPEGPNIGLINSLSSYAKVNEFGFIETPYRRVDPETGKVTAQIDYLTADEEDNYVVAQANAKLDEDGSFQDEEVISRFRGENTVVSRDRLDYMDVSPKQVVSAATACIPFLENDDSNRSLMGANMQRQAVPLLKPDAPIVGTGMEYVSGKDSGAAVICQHEGVVERVEAKEVLVRRVSEVDGREVEGDLDRYRLQKFIRSNQGSCYNQRPIVSKGDRVTKGEILADGPSMDMGELALGQNPLVAFMTWDGYNYEDAIIMSERLVKDDVYTSIHIEEYESEARDTKLGPEEITRDIPNVGEDALRDLDERGIIRVGAEVSDGDLLVGKVTPKGVTELSAEERLLHAIFGEKAREVRDTSLRVPHGAGGIVLDVKIFNREDGDELPPGVNQLIRAYIVQKRKISEGDKMAGRHGNKGVISKILPEEDMPFLPDGTPVDIMLNPLGVPSRMNIGQVLELHLGMAARQLGTRVATPVFDGAREEDVWETLEEAGMSRDAKTILYDGRTGEPFDNRVSVGVMYMIKLAHMVDDKLHARSTGPYSLVTQQPLGGKAQFGGQRFGEMEVWALEAYGAAYTLQEILTVKSDDVVGRVKTYEAIVKGDNVPEPGVPESFKVLIKELQSLGMDVKILSGDEKEIEMRDIEDEQTKESENLNMEEQ, from the coding sequence TTGACAGGTCAACTAGTTCAATACGGACGACACCGCCAGCGCAGAAGTTATGCACGCATCAGTGAAGTTTTAGAGTTGCCTAATTTAATTGAAATTCAAACAGCTTCTTATGATTGGTTCTTAGAGGAAGGTTTGAAGGAAATGTTTAAAGACATTTCGCCAATTGAAGATTTTACAGGTAACCTATCACTGGAATTTGTAGACTACAGCCTTGGCGAGCCAAAGTATCCAGTAGATGAGTCAAAAGATCGAGACGTAACATACAATGCACCGCTTCGTGTGAAAGTTCGTCTTCTGAACAATGAAACAGGCGAAGTGAAAGAGCAAGAAGTATTTATGGGAGATTTCCCACTTATGACAGACACGGGTACCTTTATCATTAATGGTGCTGAACGTGTTATCGTTTCTCAGCTTGTTCGCTCTCCAAGTGTATATTTCAATAAAAAGATTGATAAGAACGGTAAGCGAGGCTATTCCGCAACAGTAATTCCAAACCGCGGAGCCTGGCTCGAGTTTGAAACAGATGCAAAAGATGTTGTACATGTACGGATTGACCGTACACGTAAACTTCCGATCACTGTCCTTTTACGTGCCCTTGGTTTCGGCACTGACCAAGAGATTATTGATCTAATCGGTGAGAACGAGTATTTAAAAAACACATTGGAAAAAGACAATACTGAAAATAGTGAGAAAGCATTGCTTGAAATTTATGAGCGACTGCGCCCTGGTGAGCCGCCAACAGTCGAAAATGCCAAAAGCTTGCTAGTTTCTCGTTTCTTTGATCCAAAACGCTATGACCTGGCGCGAGTAGGTCGCTATAAAATTAATAAAAAGCTCCACATTAAAGATCGTCTTTTCAACCAAATCTTAGCAGAAACATTAGTAGATGAAGAAACAGGCGAAGTATTGGCTGAAAAAGGAGCAAAAATTGATCGTCGTTTGTTGGATAAATTAATTCCACACTTCGATAATGAAGAAGAAACAACAAGTGAACGTGTGTTGGAGACTGTGGATGGAGTTCTAGAAGAACCTATTCGTGTACAATCAGTTAAGATTGTAGATCCAACTGACCCTGAGGGTGAGCGTTCCATTAACGTTATTGGAAATGCGAATATTGACCGCGATGTGAAGAACATCATGCCGGCAGATATTCTATCTTCTATCAGCTATTTCTTTAACCTATTGCATGAGGTGGGAGGAACAGATGACATTGACCATCTGGGTAACCGTCGCCTTCGTTCAGTAGGGGAATTGCTTCAGAACCAATTCCGCATCGGGTTATCCCGTATGGAGCGTGTGGTAAGAGAGCGTATGTCGATCCAAGATACCTCTTCTATAACGCCGCAGCAGCTCATTAATATTCGACCGGTGATTGCTTCGATCAAAGAATTCTTTGGAAGCTCCCAACTTTCACAGTTCATGGATCAAACCAACCCGCTTGCTGAACTTACGCACAAACGTCGTTTATCAGCCCTTGGGCCTGGCGGTCTGACCCGTGAACGTGCAGGGTTTGAAGTTCGTGACGTACACTATTCCCACTACGGCCGTATGTGTCCGATCGAAACGCCGGAAGGACCGAACATCGGGTTAATTAACTCACTGTCTTCTTATGCAAAAGTAAATGAATTTGGTTTCATTGAAACGCCGTATCGTCGTGTCGATCCAGAGACAGGCAAAGTTACTGCCCAAATTGACTATTTAACGGCCGATGAAGAAGACAACTATGTTGTAGCACAGGCTAACGCAAAGCTTGATGAAGATGGCTCATTCCAAGATGAAGAGGTTATCTCACGTTTCCGTGGTGAAAACACAGTTGTCAGCCGTGATCGTCTTGATTATATGGACGTTTCACCAAAACAAGTTGTATCTGCAGCGACTGCCTGTATCCCATTCTTAGAAAACGATGACTCCAACCGTTCTCTTATGGGGGCAAACATGCAGCGTCAAGCTGTTCCATTGCTTAAGCCTGACGCACCAATTGTTGGTACTGGAATGGAGTATGTATCTGGTAAAGATTCCGGAGCCGCTGTTATTTGCCAACATGAAGGGGTAGTGGAACGCGTAGAAGCGAAAGAAGTGCTTGTTCGCCGCGTTTCTGAAGTGGATGGAAGAGAAGTAGAAGGCGATTTAGATCGCTATCGTTTGCAGAAGTTTATTCGTTCTAACCAGGGAAGCTGTTACAATCAGCGTCCGATTGTTTCTAAAGGAGACCGCGTAACGAAAGGCGAAATTCTGGCTGACGGACCGTCCATGGATATGGGTGAACTTGCACTTGGTCAGAATCCGCTGGTTGCCTTTATGACATGGGATGGTTATAACTATGAGGATGCCATCATCATGAGTGAACGTCTCGTGAAGGATGATGTATATACTTCCATTCATATAGAAGAATATGAGTCCGAAGCCCGCGATACTAAGCTTGGACCAGAAGAGATCACACGTGATATTCCAAACGTCGGTGAAGACGCGCTGCGTGACTTAGACGAACGCGGTATTATCCGTGTCGGTGCTGAAGTAAGTGATGGAGATTTACTAGTAGGAAAAGTAACACCTAAAGGGGTTACAGAATTATCTGCTGAAGAGCGTCTTCTTCATGCTATCTTTGGCGAAAAAGCACGTGAAGTTCGAGATACATCTCTTCGTGTACCACATGGAGCTGGTGGGATTGTGCTTGACGTGAAGATCTTCAACCGTGAGGATGGAGATGAACTGCCACCAGGAGTAAACCAATTAATCCGTGCCTACATCGTTCAGAAGCGTAAAATTTCTGAAGGGGATAAAATGGCAGGTCGACACGGTAACAAAGGGGTTATCTCTAAGATTCTCCCTGAAGAGGATATGCCGTTCTTGCCAGACGGAACACCTGTTGACATTATGCTTAACCCGCTAGGAGTTCCATCTCGTATGAACATCGGTCAGGTGCTTGAACTACACCTCGGAATGGCTGCCCGTCAACTTGGGACTCGTGTAGCGACACCAGTATTCGATGGAGCTCGTGAGGAAGACGTATGGGAGACACTTGAAGAAGCAGGAATGTCACGTGATGCGAAAACCATCCTTTATGATGGCCGTACAGGTGAACCATTCGATAATCGTGTCTCTGTCGGTGTCATGTATATGATTAAGCTGGCACACATGGTAGATGATAAATTGCACGCTCGTTCTACTGGACCATACTCTCTTGTAACGCAGCAGCCGCTCGGTGGTAAAGCTCAGTTCGGCGGACAGCGTTTCGGTGAGATGGAGGTATGGGCACTAGAAGCATACGGTGCTGCTTATACACTGCAGGAAATCCTTACTGTCAAGTCTGATGACGTCGTTGGTCGTGTGAAAACGTACGAAGCCATTGTTAAAGGTGATAACGTTCCAGAACCGGGCGTGCCAGAATCCTTTAAAGTTCTTATTAAGGAACTCCAGAGTCTGGGTATGGATGTAAAGATTCTATCTGGTGACGAGAAAGAAATAGAAATGCGAGATATTGAAGATGAGCAAACAAAAGAATCTGAGAACTTGAACATGGAAGAACAATAG
- the rpoC gene encoding DNA-directed RNA polymerase subunit beta', producing the protein MLDVNNFEYMKIGLASPDKIRSWSYGEVKKPETINYRTLKPEKDGLFCERIFGPQKDWECHCGKYKRVRYKGVVCDRCGVEVTKAKVRRERMGHLELAAPVSHIWYFKGIPSRMGLVLDMSPRALEEVIYFAAYIVTDPGETALDRKQLLSEKEYRSYREKFGQGFQAAMGAEAIRKLLYDIDLDGEVETLQEELKTAQGQRRTRAIKRLEVLESFRHSGNDPSWMILDVLPVIPPELRPMVQLDGGRFATSDLNDLYRRVINRNNRLKRLLDLGAPTIIVQNEKRMLQEAVDALIDNGRRGRPVTGPGNRPLKSLSHMLKGKQGRFRQNLLGKRVDYSGRSVIVVGPSLKMYQCGLPKEMALELFKPFVMKELVSRGLAHNIKSAKRKIERVHPEVWDVLEDVIKEHPVLLNRAPTLHRLGIQAFEPTLVEGRAIRLHPLVCTAYNADFDGDQMAVHVPLSSEAQAEARILMLAAQNILNPKDGKPVVTPSQDMVLGNYYLTLERAGAVGEGMVFKDLNEAIMSYQNGYTHLHTRVAVQASSLKNETFTDKQQQQLLITTVGKLIFNEMLPNSFPYMNEPTQENLEVKTSDRFFVEKGADIRKEIANREEVLPFKKGILGDIIAEVFKRFTISETSKMLDRMKDLGFAYSTKAGITVGVSDVVVLPEKQEILDEAQGKVDKVLKQFRRGLITEEERYDRVIEIWSAAKDDIQDRLMQSLNPRNPIFMMSDSGARGNASNFTQLAGMRGLMANPAGRIIELPIKSSFREGLTVLEYFISTHGARKGLADTALKTADSGYLTRRLVDVAQDVIVREDDCGTDRGLTVSSLKEGTEMIEPLIDRLVGRTAFQTVKHPESGKVLANRNEVIFEDAAKQIVDSGIEKVVIRSAFTCNTKHGVCKKCYGRNLATGDEVEVGEAVGIIAAQSIGEPGTQLTMRTFHTGGVAGDDITQGLPRIQEIVEARNPKGQAVITEIAGTIHEISEVKEKQEIVVQGAVETRSYTAPYGSRLRVVEGDEVAAGEALTEGSIDPKELLSVQGLDGVQEYLLKEVQKVYRMQGVEISDKHVEVMVRQMLRKVRVLDSGDTDVLPGSLLEIHQFKDANQRVLMEGGQPAVGRPVILGITKASLETDSFLSAASFQETTRVLTDAAIKGKRDELLGLKENVIIGKLVPAGTGMTRYRKIQAQSEASEEVETAEEVTQP; encoded by the coding sequence TTGCTAGATGTAAATAATTTTGAGTATATGAAAATTGGTTTAGCATCACCAGACAAGATACGTTCTTGGTCCTATGGTGAAGTAAAAAAACCAGAAACAATTAATTATCGTACCTTAAAGCCTGAAAAAGACGGGTTGTTCTGTGAACGGATATTTGGTCCTCAGAAAGATTGGGAATGTCACTGCGGTAAATACAAACGTGTCCGGTATAAGGGTGTTGTTTGTGATCGCTGTGGTGTAGAAGTAACGAAAGCGAAAGTCCGTCGTGAGCGTATGGGGCACTTGGAATTAGCTGCCCCTGTTTCTCACATTTGGTACTTCAAAGGTATTCCGAGTCGTATGGGACTTGTTCTTGACATGTCTCCTCGCGCTTTGGAGGAAGTCATTTATTTTGCAGCATATATCGTAACGGATCCAGGGGAGACCGCTCTGGACAGGAAACAGCTTCTTTCTGAAAAAGAGTATCGTTCATACCGTGAAAAGTTTGGTCAAGGGTTCCAAGCTGCCATGGGTGCAGAAGCGATTCGTAAGCTGCTTTATGATATTGACCTTGACGGGGAAGTTGAGACACTGCAAGAAGAGCTTAAAACAGCACAAGGCCAACGCCGCACACGTGCGATTAAGCGTCTGGAAGTTCTTGAATCATTCCGTCACTCTGGAAATGACCCATCGTGGATGATTTTGGATGTTCTCCCGGTTATTCCGCCTGAATTACGCCCAATGGTTCAGCTGGATGGAGGCCGTTTCGCCACATCTGACTTAAATGATCTTTATCGTCGGGTGATCAACCGTAACAATCGCCTGAAGCGTTTGCTGGATCTTGGAGCTCCAACGATCATCGTTCAGAATGAAAAACGAATGCTTCAGGAAGCCGTCGATGCACTCATCGATAACGGGCGTCGAGGACGACCGGTTACTGGTCCTGGGAATCGTCCGCTTAAATCCCTTTCTCACATGCTTAAAGGGAAACAGGGGCGTTTCCGTCAAAACTTACTCGGTAAACGTGTTGACTACTCAGGGCGTTCTGTAATCGTCGTTGGACCAAGTCTGAAAATGTATCAGTGTGGTCTTCCTAAAGAAATGGCCCTTGAGTTATTCAAGCCTTTTGTCATGAAGGAACTCGTTTCCAGAGGTCTTGCTCACAACATTAAATCAGCCAAACGGAAAATTGAACGCGTTCATCCTGAAGTATGGGATGTTTTAGAAGATGTGATTAAAGAGCACCCTGTTTTACTAAACCGTGCTCCAACTCTTCACCGTCTGGGAATTCAGGCATTTGAGCCGACACTTGTCGAGGGCCGTGCGATCCGTCTTCACCCGCTCGTATGTACAGCTTATAACGCTGACTTTGATGGTGACCAGATGGCTGTTCACGTGCCGCTATCTTCTGAGGCTCAAGCAGAAGCGCGCATTTTGATGCTGGCTGCCCAGAATATTCTTAACCCTAAAGACGGTAAACCAGTTGTTACGCCTTCTCAGGATATGGTACTCGGGAACTATTACCTTACCCTTGAACGTGCAGGCGCCGTTGGTGAAGGGATGGTCTTTAAAGATCTAAATGAGGCTATTATGTCTTATCAGAACGGTTACACACACTTGCATACACGTGTTGCCGTTCAAGCCAGTTCATTGAAGAATGAAACCTTTACTGATAAGCAGCAGCAGCAATTGCTGATTACAACAGTAGGGAAATTAATCTTTAATGAAATGCTTCCAAACTCATTCCCTTACATGAATGAGCCGACACAGGAGAACTTGGAAGTGAAGACATCTGATCGCTTCTTTGTGGAGAAAGGTGCAGATATCAGGAAAGAAATTGCCAACCGCGAAGAAGTTCTTCCATTCAAAAAGGGAATTCTCGGAGACATTATTGCGGAAGTCTTTAAACGATTTACAATTAGTGAAACGTCCAAAATGCTGGACCGCATGAAAGATCTTGGCTTTGCTTATTCCACTAAAGCCGGTATTACTGTCGGTGTCTCTGACGTTGTTGTACTTCCAGAGAAACAAGAAATCCTGGATGAGGCACAAGGAAAAGTTGATAAAGTGCTTAAACAATTCCGTCGTGGTCTAATTACTGAAGAAGAACGCTATGACCGTGTCATTGAGATATGGTCAGCAGCTAAAGATGATATACAAGATCGATTGATGCAGTCACTAAATCCACGCAACCCGATCTTCATGATGAGTGATTCCGGTGCACGTGGTAATGCATCAAACTTTACACAGCTTGCCGGTATGCGTGGTCTGATGGCCAACCCGGCAGGACGGATTATTGAATTGCCGATTAAATCAAGCTTCCGCGAGGGACTTACTGTACTGGAGTACTTTATTTCTACACACGGTGCTCGTAAAGGACTTGCCGATACAGCACTTAAGACTGCCGACTCCGGTTACTTGACGCGTCGACTTGTAGATGTGGCGCAAGATGTAATCGTTCGGGAAGATGATTGTGGAACAGATCGTGGCCTAACCGTTTCTTCTCTAAAAGAAGGAACAGAAATGATCGAGCCATTGATCGATCGTCTAGTCGGGCGAACCGCTTTCCAAACGGTCAAACACCCCGAATCTGGAAAAGTTCTTGCTAACCGCAACGAAGTCATTTTCGAAGATGCCGCCAAACAAATTGTTGACTCCGGCATTGAGAAAGTTGTTATTCGCTCTGCGTTTACATGTAACACAAAACACGGGGTCTGTAAGAAGTGTTACGGTCGCAACTTAGCTACTGGTGATGAAGTAGAAGTTGGAGAAGCGGTGGGTATTATTGCTGCACAATCCATCGGTGAGCCAGGTACACAGCTTACTATGCGTACCTTCCACACAGGCGGGGTAGCAGGTGATGATATCACACAAGGTCTTCCGCGTATTCAGGAAATCGTTGAGGCTCGTAATCCGAAAGGGCAAGCAGTCATCACTGAGATCGCTGGTACTATCCACGAGATTAGTGAAGTGAAAGAGAAGCAGGAAATTGTTGTTCAGGGTGCTGTTGAAACTCGCTCCTACACAGCTCCATATGGTTCTAGACTAAGAGTTGTAGAAGGGGACGAAGTGGCTGCAGGGGAAGCCTTAACAGAAGGTTCCATCGATCCTAAAGAGCTTCTAAGTGTTCAAGGACTAGATGGTGTTCAAGAATACCTGCTGAAAGAAGTTCAAAAAGTATATCGTATGCAAGGTGTTGAAATTTCCGATAAGCACGTAGAGGTTATGGTCCGCCAGATGCTTCGTAAAGTTCGCGTGCTCGACTCTGGGGATACAGATGTACTGCCAGGATCTCTTCTGGAAATTCACCAATTTAAAGATGCTAACCAACGTGTTCTCATGGAAGGCGGCCAGCCTGCTGTTGGACGCCCGGTTATTCTTGGTATTACGAAAGCATCTCTTGAAACAGACAGCTTCTTGTCTGCAGCATCCTTCCAAGAAACTACTCGTGTCTTGACTGATGCAGCGATTAAAGGAAAGCGCGATGAATTACTTGGACTTAAAGAGAATGTTATCATTGGTAAGCTGGTTCCAGCAGGTACAGGGATGACAAGATACCGTAAGATCCAGGCTCAGTCTGAAGCCAGTGAAGAAGTTGAAACGGCTGAGGAAGTTACGCAGCCCTAA
- a CDS encoding 50S ribosomal protein L7ae-like protein → MSYEKVAKAKSDIVIGTKQTLKAMKNGEVNHVITAEDADQFMTMKVAKLAAQLNIPHTSVDSMEELGNACGIDVGAATVAIKQ, encoded by the coding sequence ATGTCTTATGAAAAAGTAGCAAAGGCTAAATCTGATATAGTCATTGGGACCAAGCAAACACTTAAAGCTATGAAAAATGGCGAAGTGAATCACGTCATTACAGCTGAGGATGCTGATCAGTTTATGACAATGAAAGTAGCCAAACTAGCTGCACAATTGAACATCCCTCATACGAGTGTAGATTCGATGGAGGAGTTAGGCAATGCGTGCGGCATTGATGTAGGGGCTGCTACTGTGGCGATAAAGCAATAA
- the rpsL gene encoding 30S ribosomal protein S12, whose product MPTINQLVRKGRVSKGKKSDSPALNKGYNSYKKRMTDQSSPQKRGVCTRVGTMTPKKPNSALRKYARVRLTNQLEVNAYIPGIGHNLQEHSVVLIRGGRVKDLPGVRYHIVRGALDTASVDGRMQGRSKYGTKRPKK is encoded by the coding sequence ATGCCAACAATTAACCAATTAGTACGTAAAGGACGCGTAAGCAAAGGTAAGAAGTCTGACTCACCTGCTTTGAACAAAGGCTACAACAGCTATAAGAAGCGTATGACCGATCAGTCTTCTCCACAAAAACGTGGTGTGTGCACTCGTGTAGGTACGATGACACCTAAGAAACCGAACTCTGCACTTCGTAAATATGCACGTGTTCGTCTAACTAACCAGCTAGAGGTTAACGCCTACATTCCTGGTATCGGCCACAACCTGCAAGAGCACAGTGTTGTTCTTATCCGTGGCGGACGTGTTAAGGACTTACCTGGTGTGCGTTATCACATCGTACGTGGTGCACTAGACACTGCAAGCGTTGATGGTCGTATGCAAGGCCGTTCCAAATATGGTACGAAAAGACCTAAAAAATAA
- the rpsG gene encoding 30S ribosomal protein S7 has protein sequence MPRKGPVAKRDVLPDPMYNSKLVTRLINQIMVNGQRGKAQKILYKSFELVQERSGNEAMETFEQAMKNVMPVLEVRARRVGGSNYQVPVEVRPERRQALGLRFIVNYARLRGEKTMEERLANEILDAANNTGAAVKRREDMHKMAEANKAFAHYRW, from the coding sequence ATGCCACGTAAAGGTCCAGTAGCTAAACGTGATGTGTTACCAGATCCAATGTATAACTCTAAGCTAGTAACCCGTTTGATCAACCAAATTATGGTCAATGGTCAGCGCGGTAAGGCTCAGAAGATTCTTTATAAATCATTTGAACTTGTTCAAGAACGTAGTGGGAATGAAGCTATGGAAACATTTGAACAAGCTATGAAAAATGTAATGCCAGTACTTGAAGTACGTGCTCGTCGTGTTGGGGGTTCTAACTACCAAGTACCTGTTGAGGTACGCCCAGAGCGTCGTCAAGCACTAGGGTTACGCTTCATCGTGAACTATGCGCGTCTACGCGGAGAGAAAACGATGGAAGAGCGCCTAGCTAATGAAATTCTAGATGCTGCTAACAATACCGGTGCTGCAGTTAAGCGCCGCGAAGATATGCACAAAATGGCGGAAGCAAACAAAGCATTCGCTCACTACCGTTGGTAA
- the fusA gene encoding elongation factor G: MPREFSLEKTRNIGIMAHIDAGKTTATERILFYTGRIHKIGETHEGASQMDWMEQEQERGITITSAATTAQWKDHRINIIDTPGHVDFTVEVERSLRVLDGSVAVLDAQSGVEPQTETVWRQATTYGVPRIVFVNKMDKIGADFIYSLGTLKDRLGANAAAVQLPIGAEDDFEGIIDLVHMEAYYYMDDLGTRAEAREIPDEYKEQAEEYHSKLVESVAELDEDLMMKYLEGEEITTDELKAAIRTATLSVDFYPVFCGSAFKNKGVQLLIDGVIDYLPSPLDVPPIEGHVPQTEEQVVRKADDKEPFSALAFKVATDPYVGKLTFFRVYSGTLDSGSYVKNSTKDKRERVGRILQMHANSREEISTVYAGDIAGAVGLKDTGTGDTICDEKSLVILESMEFPEPVIDVAIEPKSKADQDKMSIALGKLAEEDPTFRTETNVETGQTIIGGMGELHLDIIVDRLRREFKVDANIGAPQVAYRETFRGSAEVEGKFVRQSGGRGQFGHVWVKFEPNEEGAGYEFVNKIVGGVVPREYIPSVEAGIRDSMENGVLAGYPMVDIKATLYDGSYHDVDSNEMAFKVAASMALKEAKNKCKPVLLEPMMKVEIVIPEEYMGDIMGDVTSRRGRVEGMETRGTAQVVKSFVPLSEMFGYATSLRSNTQGRGTYTMHFDHYEEVPKSISEEIIKKNAGE; this comes from the coding sequence ATGCCTAGAGAGTTCTCCTTGGAAAAGACACGTAACATCGGGATTATGGCTCACATTGATGCCGGTAAAACAACGGCTACCGAGCGTATTCTTTTCTATACAGGACGTATCCATAAAATTGGTGAAACTCACGAAGGGGCTTCACAAATGGACTGGATGGAGCAGGAACAAGAGCGCGGGATCACAATTACCTCCGCAGCAACAACTGCTCAGTGGAAAGACCACCGTATTAACATCATCGATACACCGGGGCACGTAGACTTCACAGTTGAAGTTGAACGGTCTCTGCGTGTACTTGATGGATCTGTAGCCGTACTTGATGCTCAGTCTGGTGTTGAACCACAAACTGAAACAGTATGGCGTCAGGCCACCACATACGGTGTTCCGCGTATTGTATTTGTAAACAAAATGGACAAAATCGGGGCAGATTTCATTTATTCCCTGGGTACATTGAAAGATCGCCTGGGAGCAAATGCTGCTGCTGTGCAACTTCCAATTGGTGCTGAAGATGATTTCGAAGGAATCATCGACTTAGTACACATGGAAGCATACTATTACATGGATGACCTTGGAACGCGTGCGGAAGCTCGCGAAATTCCTGATGAGTACAAAGAACAAGCTGAAGAGTACCACAGCAAACTAGTTGAATCTGTTGCTGAACTTGATGAAGACTTGATGATGAAGTACTTAGAAGGAGAAGAAATCACTACTGATGAACTTAAGGCGGCTATCCGTACAGCAACTCTAAGTGTAGATTTCTATCCGGTTTTCTGTGGTTCAGCTTTCAAAAACAAGGGTGTTCAGCTTCTAATTGATGGAGTTATTGATTATCTTCCATCACCATTAGATGTACCTCCGATTGAAGGTCACGTACCACAAACGGAAGAACAGGTTGTACGTAAGGCTGACGACAAAGAGCCATTCTCTGCATTGGCCTTTAAGGTCGCCACAGACCCTTACGTTGGTAAACTTACATTCTTCCGAGTGTACTCAGGCACCCTTGACTCAGGCTCATATGTTAAGAACTCTACAAAAGATAAGCGTGAGCGTGTAGGACGTATCCTGCAAATGCACGCAAACTCTCGTGAAGAGATCTCTACTGTATATGCTGGGGATATCGCAGGTGCGGTAGGACTTAAAGATACTGGTACAGGTGATACAATATGTGATGAAAAGAGTTTAGTAATTCTTGAGTCCATGGAATTCCCTGAGCCGGTTATCGATGTTGCGATTGAGCCTAAATCCAAGGCCGACCAAGACAAAATGTCCATAGCACTTGGTAAACTTGCCGAGGAAGATCCAACATTCCGTACTGAAACTAACGTGGAGACTGGTCAAACCATTATTGGTGGTATGGGTGAACTTCACCTTGACATCATCGTTGACCGTTTACGTCGTGAGTTTAAGGTTGATGCGAATATTGGTGCTCCACAGGTTGCTTACCGTGAAACATTCCGTGGAAGCGCGGAAGTTGAAGGTAAGTTCGTACGTCAGTCAGGTGGACGTGGACAGTTCGGTCACGTTTGGGTTAAATTTGAGCCAAACGAAGAAGGCGCTGGATACGAATTCGTAAACAAAATCGTTGGTGGTGTTGTACCGCGTGAATACATTCCTTCTGTAGAAGCTGGGATTAGAGATTCTATGGAGAACGGTGTACTTGCCGGTTACCCAATGGTTGACATCAAAGCTACCCTTTATGATGGGTCCTACCATGATGTTGACTCCAATGAGATGGCCTTTAAAGTAGCCGCTTCAATGGCACTTAAAGAAGCCAAAAACAAATGTAAACCAGTTCTTCTGGAACCAATGATGAAAGTTGAAATCGTTATTCCTGAAGAATACATGGGTGATATCATGGGTGATGTAACTTCCCGTCGCGGACGTGTTGAAGGCATGGAAACCCGCGGTACTGCTCAGGTTGTTAAATCATTCGTGCCACTATCCGAAATGTTTGGCTATGCAACATCACTTCGTTCAAACACACAAGGGCGTGGAACGTACACTATGCACTTTGATCATTATGAAGAAGTTCCGAAGAGTATATCTGAGGAAATCATTAAGAAAAATGCTGGTGAGTAA